A window of Calderihabitans maritimus contains these coding sequences:
- a CDS encoding asparaginase, whose amino-acid sequence MKKILLISTGGTIAMAKDDNGLAQPTLDAQNLLRAVPEIKSVADVTAEQWLNVPSPFLQFSDLVELGRKINEAETAGYDGVVITQGTDTLEESAYFLDLILEISIPVVLTAAQRNPSLPSSDGPMNLLDAITVAADDQAKNYGVLVVANSEVHGAREVVKTHTSRIDTFRSPEFGPLGAISNGRVVWLRNQLWHEVFPIKQLVDKVEAVYLGLGSEGSVIEFLVDAGIKGIVIQALGGGHVPPKTLPAITKAVNKGIPVVITSRCHAGRLFTGTYGFQGAEKHLWELGTIFGDGLATSKARVKLVVLLSAGLSLDEIRYHFEKHFYA is encoded by the coding sequence ATGAAAAAGATACTACTCATATCCACTGGCGGGACCATTGCCATGGCGAAAGATGACAATGGCCTAGCTCAACCCACGCTAGATGCTCAAAACTTGTTGCGAGCCGTGCCAGAAATTAAAAGTGTTGCTGATGTTACTGCCGAGCAGTGGTTAAATGTTCCCAGCCCTTTTCTGCAGTTTTCCGACCTTGTCGAACTTGGTCGGAAAATTAATGAAGCTGAAACCGCAGGCTATGATGGCGTGGTGATAACCCAGGGTACGGATACGCTGGAGGAATCTGCTTATTTTTTGGACCTTATTCTGGAAATTTCCATCCCTGTAGTACTTACCGCCGCCCAGCGAAATCCTTCGCTGCCAAGTTCTGACGGGCCGATGAACCTGTTGGATGCCATAACGGTAGCCGCTGACGACCAGGCAAAAAACTACGGTGTGTTGGTAGTAGCCAATTCGGAAGTACACGGGGCACGGGAAGTGGTAAAAACCCATACCAGCAGGATCGATACCTTTAGAAGCCCAGAATTTGGCCCCCTGGGAGCCATAAGCAACGGCAGGGTGGTTTGGCTACGAAATCAGTTGTGGCATGAAGTTTTTCCTATTAAACAACTGGTTGACAAAGTTGAGGCAGTATACCTAGGATTAGGTTCCGAAGGAAGTGTGATAGAATTTCTTGTTGATGCCGGTATTAAGGGCATAGTCATCCAGGCGTTGGGTGGCGGACATGTTCCACCCAAAACTTTACCCGCCATTACTAAAGCGGTGAATAAGGGTATTCCGGTAGTAATTACCAGCCGTTGTCATGCCGGAAGGCTGTTTACAGGCACATACGGTTTTCAAGGAGCGGAAAAGCACTTATGGGAATTGGGGACAATTTTTGGCGACGGGCTGGCAACTTCCAAAGCGCGGGTAAAACTGGTGGTACTCTTATCGGCGGGTTTAAGCCTGGATGAGATCCGCTATCATTTCGAAAAGCATTTTTATGCTTAA
- a CDS encoding metal-dependent hydrolase, whose protein sequence is MDLFSHSAAGWLLAYFGAGAFRAESSVATVLASLLPDSDAVALFRGLGTFYKYHRKVTHSLLGSAGLAFLAAVLMQLWVPTSFAVLFGLSLLGAGTHLFFDLLTPSGIPVFFPFSRRKFTMDLVWFYDPWLWFVFGGSLIAQLFGWWLLFFVSISALPLYLLLRVFCKVEARRLVSQKPGWGKGKVDVLPDLINPFLWYAVKVGKRSYSVARVDLFKGAVLVEEEVSRHISSPAVEQTLNFCQVQVFLERFRYPYATISCAEGKVQIIWYDLYYRRQGGITGVRIDLTKKKHLAQVKWCYEPVLPKLYPKKFFYFPKI, encoded by the coding sequence GTGGATTTATTTTCCCATAGCGCGGCCGGATGGCTGTTGGCATATTTTGGTGCCGGCGCCTTCAGGGCGGAAAGTTCCGTGGCAACGGTTCTGGCTAGTTTGCTTCCCGACAGTGATGCCGTGGCTCTTTTCCGGGGGTTAGGAACCTTTTATAAGTATCACCGGAAGGTGACCCATTCTCTGCTCGGTTCTGCCGGCCTGGCCTTTCTGGCTGCGGTTTTAATGCAACTCTGGGTACCTACTTCTTTTGCCGTACTTTTTGGTTTGAGTCTTTTGGGGGCAGGTACTCACCTGTTTTTTGACCTACTGACGCCCAGCGGCATACCTGTTTTCTTTCCTTTTTCCCGGCGTAAGTTCACCATGGACCTGGTTTGGTTCTACGACCCGTGGTTATGGTTCGTGTTTGGAGGTAGTCTAATAGCCCAACTGTTTGGTTGGTGGTTATTATTTTTTGTATCGATCTCTGCACTGCCCCTTTATTTACTTCTCCGAGTTTTCTGCAAGGTGGAAGCAAGACGTTTAGTATCTCAGAAACCAGGTTGGGGAAAGGGAAAAGTCGATGTCTTGCCTGATCTTATCAATCCTTTCTTGTGGTATGCAGTGAAGGTGGGAAAAAGAAGCTATAGTGTGGCCCGGGTCGATTTGTTCAAGGGTGCAGTCCTTGTCGAAGAGGAAGTTTCAAGGCACATCAGTTCTCCGGCAGTGGAACAGACTTTAAATTTTTGCCAGGTGCAGGTTTTTCTCGAACGCTTCCGCTATCCTTATGCCACGATTTCCTGTGCCGAAGGCAAAGTGCAAATCATCTGGTATGATCTCTATTACCGGAGGCAGGGCGGCATCACCGGGGTGCGAATTGACTTGACCAAAAAGAAACACCTTGCTCAGGTTAAGTGGTGTTATGAACCGGTGTTGCCCAAACTTTATCCTAAAAAATTTTTTTACTTTCCCAAAATCTAG
- a CDS encoding carbon-nitrogen hydrolase family protein, with translation MREQISVALVQFAPHEFTAKEKNVSYMVDQIIALGKQGIDLIVFPELSVSGFFRHEPGGKLAYWEKGAEDLDGESSHRIITAAKEVGVYVVFGLAERLARPVEMYNTAVLVGPGGIVGAARKMHLPLYEKFYFTSGRLGTVLHTPLGQIGLAICYDMYFPEAIRILAVNGAEIIIAISSMWKGGDKGGVGLIGSKERIFDITPVCRAMENQVYFLSCNGCGRHDMGPMLGVWERLGNSKVVDPLGNILAVADCNRESVITAVLTREVLIKGRSAFGFLADRIPELYSDLIYSQVSK, from the coding sequence ATGCGCGAACAAATTTCTGTCGCCCTAGTGCAGTTTGCACCCCACGAATTTACCGCCAAAGAAAAAAATGTATCATACATGGTGGACCAAATAATTGCATTGGGAAAACAAGGTATAGACCTGATAGTATTTCCCGAACTTTCTGTTTCCGGTTTCTTCCGGCATGAACCGGGAGGTAAGCTTGCTTATTGGGAAAAAGGAGCGGAAGATTTAGACGGGGAATCCAGTCACCGCATAATCACGGCTGCCAAAGAAGTGGGAGTTTATGTAGTGTTCGGTCTGGCCGAACGTTTGGCAAGGCCGGTCGAGATGTATAATACGGCGGTTTTGGTAGGTCCTGGGGGAATTGTGGGCGCTGCCCGCAAAATGCACTTACCGTTATATGAAAAATTCTATTTTACTTCCGGCCGATTGGGAACGGTACTTCATACACCTTTGGGCCAAATTGGGCTTGCAATTTGTTACGATATGTATTTCCCAGAAGCCATAAGAATATTGGCCGTAAATGGTGCTGAAATCATTATTGCTATCAGCTCCATGTGGAAGGGTGGTGACAAGGGCGGCGTAGGCCTGATAGGCAGTAAGGAGAGGATATTTGATATTACCCCTGTTTGCCGGGCTATGGAGAATCAAGTATACTTTTTAAGCTGCAACGGGTGTGGCAGGCATGACATGGGTCCAATGCTGGGGGTATGGGAACGTTTAGGGAATTCAAAGGTTGTAGACCCACTGGGGAACATTTTAGCTGTTGCTGACTGTAACAGAGAAAGCGTTATCACCGCGGTGCTCACCAGGGAAGTGTTGATCAAAGGGCGTTCAGCATTCGGGTTTTTGGCTGACCGCATACCGGAACTTTACAGCGACCTCATATACAGTCAAGTTTCAAAATAG
- the rsmH gene encoding 16S rRNA (cytosine(1402)-N(4))-methyltransferase RsmH encodes MVAFEHIPVMLEETIELLAIKPEGIYVDCTLGGGGHSRAILDKLGKQGRLIAIDQDMEAIEAFKPYKQGFGDRVSLVHGNFVALKDILQQMGVKKVDGILFDIGVSSHQLDTPERGFSYQLDAPLDMRMDTTRELTAWHIVNNYSEADLARIIYEYGEERWARRIASFIVQARKKKPIDTSGQLVEVIKRAIPAGARKVGPHPAKRTFQALRIAVNNELEVLEKALYHAVEVLKPSGRVCVISFHSLEDRIVKKVFRQLSRACTCPPEQPICVCKSRKIVKVITKKPVTPSQEEVKRNPRSRSAKLRAAEKL; translated from the coding sequence ATGGTTGCTTTCGAACATATTCCAGTTATGCTTGAAGAAACAATAGAACTTTTAGCTATTAAACCGGAAGGTATTTATGTAGATTGTACGTTGGGTGGCGGAGGCCATAGCAGGGCCATTTTGGATAAATTGGGTAAACAGGGCCGTTTAATAGCTATAGATCAGGACATGGAAGCCATTGAGGCCTTCAAACCATATAAACAAGGATTTGGAGACCGGGTGAGTTTGGTACACGGTAATTTTGTTGCTTTGAAAGATATTTTACAGCAAATGGGAGTAAAGAAAGTCGACGGTATTTTGTTTGATATAGGGGTTTCTTCACATCAGTTGGATACTCCGGAACGCGGTTTTAGCTACCAGTTAGACGCACCTCTTGATATGCGGATGGATACCACCCGGGAGTTAACTGCGTGGCATATTGTGAACAATTATTCGGAAGCTGACCTGGCTCGAATCATATACGAATACGGTGAAGAACGCTGGGCGCGCAGGATTGCTTCTTTTATCGTACAGGCCCGGAAGAAAAAACCGATCGATACCAGTGGCCAGTTGGTGGAAGTTATTAAAAGGGCAATACCCGCAGGTGCGAGGAAAGTCGGTCCCCATCCCGCCAAACGGACTTTCCAAGCCCTGCGGATTGCAGTTAATAATGAACTGGAGGTTCTTGAGAAAGCCCTGTATCATGCCGTTGAAGTTTTGAAACCATCCGGAAGAGTCTGTGTTATTTCCTTTCATTCCTTGGAAGACAGGATAGTTAAGAAGGTCTTTCGTCAACTCTCTCGTGCCTGTACCTGTCCCCCGGAGCAGCCGATTTGTGTTTGTAAAAGCCGGAAGATAGTGAAAGTGATAACAAAGAAGCCTGTAACTCCATCGCAGGAAGAGGTTAAACGTAATCCCCGTTCCCGGAGTGCCAAGTTGAGAGCAGCGGAGAAGCTGTAG
- a CDS encoding Zn-dependent hydrolase — protein sequence MHGVTVKIDPMRMKRRLDALAEFGRDPQGGWTRYSFTPEYIQAQNLVKEWLEEAGMKVRLDPVGNLVGRLEGIDGTLPAVAMGSHIDTVKNGGKFDGNLGVVAAVEVVQTIVENHIAHRHPIEVIVFVEEEGARFGSVMLGSRAMLGLVTLEDLHKHHDEAGITLYQALRSMGLSPEKIPASVVPPGYYKAFFEMHIEQGAILDSMNIPVGIVEGIAAPVWLAIRITGRADHAGTTPMNLRRDALSAAAEIVLAVEKIARETDKSTVATVGRLQVKPGGINIVPGEVKMTVDIRDIDVQRRQTVVKKIEDAVKVVCQRREISYEINEIVRIEPVMLPAKMRQLIASAAEEVNVPYCKIISGASHDAQIMAQITPVGMIFAPSKGGLSHCPQEYTELEDIAVCTRVLLSSVLKII from the coding sequence ATGCATGGGGTAACGGTGAAAATTGACCCAATGCGGATGAAAAGGCGTTTAGATGCCCTAGCGGAGTTTGGCCGTGATCCCCAAGGTGGTTGGACCCGCTATAGTTTTACCCCAGAATATATCCAGGCACAAAATTTGGTAAAAGAGTGGCTGGAAGAGGCAGGGATGAAGGTCCGCTTGGATCCGGTGGGAAACTTGGTCGGCCGCCTGGAAGGTATTGATGGGACATTACCGGCAGTAGCCATGGGTTCCCATATTGACACGGTCAAAAATGGCGGCAAGTTTGACGGCAATTTGGGGGTTGTAGCAGCTGTAGAAGTAGTACAAACCATTGTAGAAAATCATATTGCGCATCGTCATCCAATTGAAGTGATTGTGTTCGTTGAAGAAGAAGGAGCCCGCTTCGGGTCCGTTATGTTAGGAAGCCGTGCCATGTTAGGCTTGGTTACCCTGGAGGATTTACATAAGCACCACGATGAGGCGGGTATAACTCTTTACCAGGCCTTAAGATCAATGGGTCTTAGTCCGGAAAAAATCCCCGCTAGCGTTGTTCCGCCCGGTTATTACAAAGCCTTTTTTGAAATGCACATTGAGCAGGGGGCTATACTTGATTCTATGAACATTCCGGTCGGTATCGTGGAAGGAATTGCCGCTCCGGTTTGGTTGGCGATCAGAATCACCGGCAGGGCAGACCATGCCGGAACCACCCCAATGAACCTGCGGCGAGACGCACTGTCTGCCGCTGCCGAAATTGTCCTTGCTGTAGAAAAAATTGCCCGAGAAACCGATAAGTCCACCGTAGCCACCGTAGGCAGGCTGCAGGTGAAACCCGGCGGTATCAATATTGTCCCCGGGGAGGTGAAAATGACTGTTGACATTCGGGATATTGATGTCCAGAGACGACAGACAGTCGTGAAGAAGATTGAAGACGCGGTGAAGGTAGTTTGTCAACGGAGAGAGATTAGTTATGAAATAAATGAAATAGTCAGGATTGAGCCGGTAATGCTACCGGCAAAAATGAGACAGCTAATTGCGTCAGCAGCAGAAGAAGTTAACGTACCTTACTGTAAAATAATAAGTGGGGCAAGTCATGATGCGCAGATCATGGCCCAAATCACCCCGGTGGGGATGATATTTGCTCCTAGTAAAGGAGGTTTAAGCCACTGCCCCCAGGAGTATACGGAGCTTGAGGATATTGCTGTTTGTACCCGCGTCCTCTTAAGTTCGGTCTTAAAGATTATTTGA
- a CDS encoding cytochrome c maturation protein CcmE: MTKGKKMTIGILIVVLAVGYLIVSGFSLNSGYQVTISELLENPEAYEGKYIVTEGKLDQSSVQWDSQKIELRFKVFQEDTTMPVVYNGVMPDNFDYPEADIILQGYYNSKSGIFEAEKVSTRCPSKYEAAEEEK; this comes from the coding sequence ATGACCAAAGGGAAAAAGATGACCATCGGCATTTTGATAGTGGTATTGGCAGTCGGTTATCTGATAGTCAGCGGATTTAGTCTCAATTCGGGCTACCAGGTAACCATATCCGAACTGCTTGAAAACCCGGAAGCCTACGAAGGTAAGTACATCGTCACGGAAGGAAAGTTAGATCAATCCAGTGTTCAGTGGGACAGCCAGAAGATCGAACTCCGCTTTAAAGTATTCCAAGAAGACACAACCATGCCGGTGGTCTACAACGGTGTAATGCCGGACAACTTTGACTATCCGGAAGCCGATATAATTTTACAAGGTTATTACAATTCGAAATCGGGCATTTTTGAAGCAGAAAAGGTCAGCACCCGTTGTCCCTCAAAATATGAAGCAGCGGAAGAAGAAAAGTAA
- a CDS encoding stage V sporulation protein D: MNTSITIRKRIVIIFFLLACVLFSLMIRLAWIQFVRGEELQEKALEMRLREVTVEAKRGIIYDRKGRKLAVSASADSIYAVPPEIKRSGREKEIARQVAAVLEISPEELEKKITANRAFVWIKRKVEAEKARKIKELDLPGIETVEESRRYYPKGTLAAHILGFVGIDNQGLEGLEFTYDKVLRGKPGRIVVEYDAAGREIPQAMRRYIPPENGYNLVLTIDETIQYIVERELDRIMNSETNPASATIIVMDPRSGEILALGSRPVYDPNKYGEYPQSVWRNIAVSNTYEPGSTFKVITAATALEEGLVSPEERFYDPGYIKVGKEIIKCWRYPRAHGNQTFVEGVQNSCNPVFVTIGLRIEDKQSGLFYDYIKAFGFGQETGVDLPGEAKGIMIPLEKLKRINIATIAMGQSISVTPIQLISAVAAIANGGILYRPHLVRQITDQDGNIVKQFEPEPIRQVISRETARELASILERVVSHGTGRNAYIPGYRAAGKTGTAQKAGPGGYQQGKYVASFVGFAPADDPQLVVLVVIDEPKGYPYYGGTVAAPVFKRVMEDSLRYLGVPVRYDPNEREKISQPAMVEVPSVIRLPLDKAQKALRAAGLKAVVEGNGSLVIDQTPKPLAKVAEGTTVILYVGSGKEKEETVVPDVTGKRLREAAQLMEALNLRINPLGYGEAVEQDPRPGAVVPRGTTVKVIFREIETEKVLGP, from the coding sequence ATGAACACAAGCATTACGATCCGAAAGAGGATTGTTATTATTTTTTTTCTACTGGCTTGTGTTCTTTTTAGTTTAATGATAAGGTTGGCATGGATTCAATTTGTCCGGGGTGAGGAGTTACAGGAGAAGGCTCTGGAGATGCGTCTCCGGGAGGTAACGGTAGAAGCCAAACGAGGTATTATCTATGACCGCAAGGGGAGGAAACTTGCGGTAAGTGCCAGTGCCGATTCTATCTATGCCGTGCCGCCGGAGATTAAGCGTTCCGGCCGGGAAAAGGAAATAGCCCGTCAGGTTGCTGCTGTGTTGGAAATATCTCCGGAGGAACTGGAAAAAAAGATAACGGCCAACAGGGCTTTTGTCTGGATTAAAAGGAAGGTAGAAGCTGAGAAAGCCAGAAAGATTAAAGAACTGGATCTACCGGGAATAGAGACGGTGGAAGAAAGCAGGCGCTATTATCCTAAAGGAACTCTTGCGGCCCATATATTAGGTTTCGTCGGTATAGATAATCAGGGCCTGGAAGGACTAGAATTTACCTATGACAAAGTTCTGCGGGGAAAACCGGGACGAATTGTAGTGGAGTATGATGCAGCCGGTAGGGAAATCCCTCAGGCCATGCGCCGCTATATTCCCCCCGAAAACGGCTACAACTTAGTCCTAACCATAGATGAAACTATCCAGTACATCGTGGAAAGGGAATTAGACAGGATAATGAACAGCGAAACCAACCCGGCCAGCGCTACCATAATAGTAATGGATCCCCGTAGCGGCGAAATCCTCGCTTTGGGAAGCCGCCCTGTTTATGATCCGAACAAATACGGCGAATATCCTCAATCTGTTTGGCGCAATATTGCCGTTTCCAATACCTATGAGCCGGGCTCTACTTTTAAGGTGATTACAGCGGCAACAGCCCTTGAAGAAGGGCTCGTTTCTCCTGAAGAGCGCTTTTATGATCCCGGTTACATTAAGGTAGGGAAAGAAATTATTAAATGTTGGCGATATCCGCGAGCCCATGGAAATCAAACTTTCGTGGAAGGCGTACAGAACTCCTGTAATCCTGTTTTCGTTACTATCGGATTGAGGATAGAAGATAAGCAATCTGGGCTCTTTTATGATTATATTAAGGCTTTTGGCTTCGGGCAGGAGACAGGGGTGGATCTCCCGGGGGAAGCAAAAGGAATTATGATTCCTTTAGAGAAATTAAAAAGGATTAATATAGCTACTATAGCTATGGGACAGAGTATTTCCGTTACGCCCATCCAGTTGATAAGCGCTGTAGCTGCTATAGCCAACGGAGGCATTCTTTATCGACCTCATCTGGTACGTCAGATTACGGACCAGGATGGGAACATAGTGAAGCAGTTTGAGCCGGAGCCGATTAGGCAAGTAATATCCCGCGAAACAGCTCGCGAGCTGGCTTCTATTCTGGAAAGGGTAGTAAGCCATGGCACGGGGCGTAACGCTTATATTCCAGGATACCGGGCGGCAGGGAAAACCGGTACCGCCCAGAAAGCCGGTCCCGGCGGGTACCAGCAGGGGAAGTATGTTGCTTCTTTTGTAGGTTTTGCCCCGGCTGATGATCCTCAACTGGTTGTTCTAGTTGTCATTGATGAGCCGAAAGGTTATCCTTATTACGGCGGAACGGTTGCGGCCCCTGTTTTCAAGCGAGTTATGGAGGATAGCTTGAGATACCTGGGGGTTCCGGTACGTTATGATCCAAATGAGCGAGAAAAAATTTCTCAGCCGGCCATGGTAGAGGTTCCTTCAGTGATACGTCTTCCTCTGGATAAGGCCCAGAAAGCTCTCAGGGCAGCGGGGCTGAAAGCCGTAGTCGAGGGGAACGGATCGCTGGTTATAGATCAAACTCCTAAACCTTTGGCAAAAGTAGCAGAGGGTACTACGGTAATTCTTTACGTCGGCTCAGGGAAAGAGAAGGAAGAAACGGTAGTGCCCGATGTTACCGGTAAAAGGTTGAGGGAGGCCGCCCAATTGATGGAGGCTCTGAATCTCAGGATAAATCCACTGGGATACGGCGAGGCGGTAGAACAAGATCCCCGACCGGGAGCCGTAGTCCCGCGGGGTACTACCGTTAAGGTAATATTTAGAGAGATTGAAACGGAAAAAGTTCTAGGACCTTAA
- the mraZ gene encoding division/cell wall cluster transcriptional repressor MraZ gives MFMGEYQHTIDDKGRLTLPARFREGLGDSFVVTKGLDNCLFVYPMDEWKQLEQKLKALPFTKKEARAFVRFFFSGATECGFDKQGRILLPANLREYAGLEKDVVIIGVSTRVEIWSKVNWDKYSKDAEADYEEIAENIVDLDIQL, from the coding sequence ATGTTCATGGGGGAGTATCAGCATACTATTGACGATAAAGGTCGACTGACTCTCCCAGCTCGTTTCCGGGAAGGGTTGGGAGACAGTTTCGTAGTTACAAAAGGATTGGATAACTGCCTTTTTGTGTACCCCATGGACGAGTGGAAACAACTGGAACAAAAACTGAAAGCTCTGCCCTTCACTAAGAAAGAAGCTCGGGCTTTCGTCCGTTTCTTTTTTTCCGGTGCAACCGAATGTGGTTTTGACAAACAAGGAAGAATATTATTACCTGCCAACCTTCGGGAATATGCAGGACTGGAGAAAGATGTGGTGATTATTGGAGTTTCTACCCGGGTGGAAATATGGAGCAAGGTGAATTGGGACAAATACAGTAAGGATGCCGAAGCGGATTACGAGGAAATTGCAGAGAACATTGTTGATCTGGATATTCAGCTGTAA
- the ftsL gene encoding cell division protein FtsL: MLVAPRPYSPNCPMPQPLPRRSNQLAVATSNYVRTAAIGLILVGFIIGLLLTYEYARLAATGYKITRVKQEIAALQSANEKLQLEIAKLKSLERIEIIATTKLGMEKPRDKVQLVFINELEPAVRMAHYHSEAEENMVGQKENHPFLAALVRLFSDWALGAKAVEASQR, from the coding sequence TTGTTAGTAGCACCGCGTCCATACAGTCCCAACTGTCCGATGCCACAGCCGTTGCCCCGCCGGAGTAATCAATTGGCTGTAGCTACTTCCAATTATGTCCGTACGGCGGCTATAGGGTTAATTTTGGTCGGATTCATAATCGGTTTGTTGTTGACTTACGAATATGCCCGGCTGGCAGCTACCGGTTATAAGATTACCCGAGTCAAACAAGAAATTGCTGCCCTACAGTCGGCCAATGAAAAATTGCAACTGGAGATCGCCAAGCTTAAATCTCTGGAGCGGATAGAAATTATTGCCACTACCAAGCTGGGTATGGAAAAGCCGCGGGATAAGGTACAACTGGTTTTTATAAATGAATTGGAACCGGCGGTAAGGATGGCACACTACCATAGCGAAGCGGAGGAAAATATGGTTGGGCAAAAAGAAAATCACCCGTTCTTGGCGGCTCTCGTTCGCTTATTCTCCGACTGGGCATTGGGGGCTAAAGCAGTTGAGGCGTCGCAACGGTAG